A stretch of the Vigna radiata var. radiata cultivar VC1973A chromosome 9, Vradiata_ver6, whole genome shotgun sequence genome encodes the following:
- the LOC106773437 gene encoding FAS1 domain-containing protein SELMODRAFT_448915-like, which produces MVDPTSSTPSPPTQQDGIIGTTYFGAVISLLSSNNGTLPPFSATIFLPRDASLDRPVSDPLLLPYHVVPQRLPFSDLLLLRRGARLPTLLTGKTISVTDNSPAKFSINHMPLIHPDLLSTPYLAVHGVQSLFNYSSGCRLNGVVSVPSFSLVLPRLLSSYCAKVFQSIQEIIE; this is translated from the coding sequence ATGGTAGACCCCACATCTTCAACACCCTCTCCACCAACACAACAAGATGGGATAATAGGTACGACCTACTTCGGAGCCGTGATCTCCCTTCTCTCTTCCAACAACGGCACCCTCCCTCCGTTCAGCGCCACTATCTTCCTCCCACGCGACGCCTCCCTCGACCGTCCTGTGTCGGATCCCCTTCTACTCCCCTATCACGTCGTCCCTCAGCGCCTCCCCTTCTCCGACCTCCTCCTCCTCCGCCGCGGCGCCCGCCTCCCTACCCTCCTCACCGGCAAAACAATCTCCGTCACCGACAACTCCCCCGCCAAATTCTCCATCAACCACATGCCCCTCATCCACCCTGACCTCCTCTCCACCCCCTACCTCGCCGTCCACGGCGTCCAGTCCTTATTCAACTACTCCTCCGGCTGCCGCCTCAACGGCGTCGTTTCGGTCCCATCCTTCTCCTTGGTTCTTCCACGGCTACTATCATCATACTGTGCCAAGGTTTTTCAATCTATCCAAGAAATAATTGAGTGA